CAACTTATCATACCGATCAAAGGTAATTGACTGTGTTCaccctttctgtgccattaAGTCAACATAATGTGCTCAACTCTCACATGCAAACAAAATGTGGAGGTAATACAAAATGGCACGCACAGGGTTGAGTGTTTTCGGTTTCAGACTTTTGTATATAGTAATTGCATTCAGGGCCTATACTTCGATTGGTGCATGCGTGTGGGATAATAGGCTACACCCCATGGCCTCGTCTCATAAAAGATGACCTGTTAGGATAGCAATTCTTGCTGGAATAGCAAATTCCCGTGgcaacaaccaatcaggaagctTGTTCTtttcgttaccatgacaattgccaatCAAGGAAGAGTTGCTATCaaaggaacttttttttttttatttttatgaaataggaCCCAGGAGTTGGGGCCTTGATTTCATTAGGATCATATATGCCTGTTTCATCTGAGGTGGATCAGGATACTAATAAGTAGATATTAATCTGAATAATTATTATGGCAAGCAGCCTGATAGGGAATCCAAAGAGGTCCTGACTCAGTGGTTAGCTATTCAATAGCTCTGATTATAAGTATCTAGGTCTAGacaagaagggggggggggggataacatGTACCAATCATCTCTATTAAGTGTTTACCAGGAAAGTGGTTTACTGCCCTCTGCGGGCACACGATCGCTGCAATAACCGGCCTTCTCCTTTTTTGCTCTTAGGGTAATGATAGCGTCTTTATGCATGCAGTGTTAGCATTGCTCTATGACCAAAGGGCCCTGTAACTCCAGTATTTCTAGGTACCCATTTCTACAGTTGGGTCCACAGGGACATCATGGGTAAAACATCTCGTCTGAGGACTATAAAGCACTGTGTATAGGACTCGAACTTGGAACCTCCGTACCAGTTACGTTACCAGTACGTGATGACCAATGTATTGTGCCCTAGCAGTAGCACTGAATCACGCGCAGCAAACAAGCTGATACATGAGATCTCCTCTCATGTGAAGGATACTGTTATGGCCTGATATATTGTAATCAATGTAATTGAATATAAAACATCATGTAGCAACCATGATCTGGTGTGCTTAAATGGCAATACTTCTGGTGTGCCTTTCGGGGTTATACAGGCCTGTATctcacattttcatcattacccACTTAAAATGTGTCATCACAGcattttttcatgcatttcatatgCATATGTCTCCATTATAGACTATTCAACAGTTTCTACAGGTGCATGttaactatgttttcactttaacccattgaggatgagtcaaGAGTATACTCGGAtaagtgtctatgagaaatgtgtgttgtagcaaaatcagcccgtcctcaacgagttaatgGGCAAAACAGGCTGACCTTGTCGATTGTTGAGAGGATGATTGCGTAGTTGGTGTAACCCTTGAGCTTGGACTGGAACTTGACGAGTCTACGAGGGTGTTGCCCCCTTAGACGAGCTGCAGTTGATAATAGAGGATTTAAATATGATTTGGCCTACATCTTTCTTGCAACAGAATTGAATGTAGCTATATTGCAATTGACTGCAGATTTGCAATAAATTGCGAGACTTGCAATTGATTTTGGGggatttgcaattgattgcaactaaCGCTCCCGAAGAagaatagggagctttagattttagacgcgcggacgttcaaaggggaaaaaaaaaaacatggtctgagcgtgcgcagtaacgcACTTCaagctactgcgcacgctcagaccatgttttttcccctttgaacgtccgcgcgtctaaaatctaaagctccctattaacaCATCGATGACAACGATATATGATCACTTTCTCAAAATTGTCGATGTGAGATGCTTCGATGAGATACTGTTTCACAAACGCAAAGGCAGAATATCTGCATTTATTTTGCATCATCAATGGATGAATTACTTTGATTAGAAATTTCACAACTGAATTGAACATTGTTTCTTATTCAGACGCCCTAAACACACGAGACAAACGTGTTATCTGCAGCACGCTGAAGGCCCTACAGCTCCTTGCCACTTCGGCCGAGTTCGTCGGGGAGGCGATGGTTCCATACTACCGTCAGATTCTGCCAGTCCTTAACATCTTCAGGGGATCAAACTGTAAGTTGTGAGCATGAGGAAATAGATACCTAGAGTATAGTAAATGACAGAcagatttgatgaaaaatgaatggTATGTGTGTTGTCTTCTAAAGCGGACAAGTTCACTTCATTGATTTTTTAAAGGGAATGCACTCCATTTGGACTTGACCTATGTAGCCTGAGCCTGCATGTTATATTGATTTGAATATATACTCATCATTCACGGAAAATCGTAAATCGAAGCCATTCTAATTGTTTTAGCctcattcaaaatgtttacatAGACAAACCATAAGGGACACGAGCCCCTAGCTGTTTCACAAAAACTGATGGCGTTCTTGTATGAGCTCTAAAATACTGTGTGTCGTGATACAAGATGTTGATTCTAATATTGCTACAAATTTGCTTTGTTTGAGAAAGTTTGCCCCTTCGGCCTTTTCAACGTGTTCTAGTAAAGTGGAAAGTGTTCATACTGTGGTTTTGTGGGCCATTATAATCATGATGTTGAGAGCCtgttatttgttttgtcttttgttttcctgtctcATGTTTGAAGACAACTCCGGTGATGGGATCGAGTACGGCCAGCAGAAAGGCTGCAATATGGGCGACATGATACAGGAGACCCTTGAGGTGCTGGAGCGACACGGGGGAGCCGAGGCCTTCGTCAACATCAAGTACATGGTGCCCACCTACCAGTCATGCATGACTGTTCAGGAATGATTGTGACGGGCGCTAGCGCCGAGTGCGCGAGCACGTAGGTGACGTTAGTAATCCATACGGCCgctggaaaagaaaaagaaactacaGTTCTTTCATTCTAATTAAAACAACGCATTATTGATTCTTTGCCTATCTGTCGTATAcgaatggaatgaaatggaatgaacgTCATGATTGCATTTGTATTTTGCGAGCAAACTTATACCATCGTGACACCAGGCTTGAATCTCGTCAACTGGACCTACATAATATAGTCACCGTATTGCAGTCTATATCACTTCATCCGAATCGCTTCCTCGACTCCCTGGCTGCTTGCAGACAATCACTAATGTAAAGTCGAAGGACGATATCAGCGCTGCTACTGCGGAACCTTACCAAATGTCACCGAAAAGAAGAGATCACTAGCCTTTCCGAACTTTTCGGATGCGAGAAGATAAGGGGACGACATTAAAGATCTCGTCACCTGGACCTCCTGAGGTCCGAGAAGGCGAAAACGCGAG
The sequence above is drawn from the Diadema setosum chromosome 19, eeDiaSeto1, whole genome shotgun sequence genome and encodes:
- the LOC140243148 gene encoding parkin coregulated gene protein-like; the protein is MSCRKRISRKHLSKERAYFLDETATSKRDKKPTIFRKLYQRGDLPIAMEHYGMGSKIFWKKEIERLDYHHYLPLFFEGLRETEHPYDFFATRGIRDLLEHGGRKILPVIPQLIIPIKDALNTRDKRVICSTLKALQLLATSAEFVGEAMVPYYRQILPVLNIFRGSNYNSGDGIEYGQQKGCNMGDMIQETLEVLERHGGAEAFVNIKYMVPTYQSCMTVQE